The proteins below come from a single Acidimicrobiia bacterium genomic window:
- a CDS encoding ABC transporter permease, translating to MKNVWLVAEREIRQRGGSRSFQVSSVITIVIVLAIIIVPAIFSGDDEPPTWSLLVVGNTPEAFEELAGQTATSQEANLVITHLSATDTANFDPETDVADQLEDHDAVLVNPASIYTKESTPDALVLTVQIGFSQAQLVAGLTDAGLTATQIGEALQSEPLDVVGEDESDQETVQSAAALIGVIALFIAINSYGAWVLSGVLEEKSSRVVEVVLAAVPARSLLAGKVIGIGLLGLAQLTTTAILGLGAAMIFSSVSVPWDLLPAMLSVLGWFILGFGFYAVAFAAAGSLVSRQEDAQSAVTPLTVTLLAGYFVSLGVVGPNPSSLAARIVSYIPFTAPMVMPARIAQGAASPVDIVGSVLVTLLGAWFLIRIAARIYERSILRLGAPIRIWTALRELRN from the coding sequence ATGAAGAACGTGTGGCTAGTAGCAGAACGCGAAATTCGTCAACGAGGTGGCTCTCGCAGCTTCCAAGTTTCCTCCGTAATCACAATCGTAATCGTCTTAGCGATAATCATTGTGCCCGCCATTTTTTCTGGCGACGACGAACCGCCGACCTGGTCTTTGCTGGTGGTTGGCAATACACCCGAAGCTTTTGAAGAATTGGCAGGCCAAACTGCCACCAGCCAAGAAGCCAACCTAGTGATTACACACTTGTCGGCAACCGACACGGCCAACTTTGACCCGGAAACCGATGTCGCCGATCAGCTGGAAGACCACGACGCGGTTCTTGTTAACCCCGCCAGTATTTACACTAAGGAATCCACTCCCGACGCATTGGTCTTAACGGTTCAGATTGGTTTTAGCCAAGCACAATTGGTGGCGGGTTTAACCGATGCTGGATTGACGGCAACCCAAATCGGCGAAGCCCTCCAGTCTGAACCGCTCGATGTGGTTGGGGAGGATGAGTCCGATCAGGAAACAGTGCAATCTGCGGCGGCCCTAATCGGAGTAATCGCACTTTTTATTGCCATCAACAGCTACGGGGCCTGGGTGCTTTCTGGTGTGCTCGAAGAAAAATCTTCGAGAGTGGTGGAGGTTGTCTTGGCGGCGGTTCCGGCTCGCTCATTACTGGCTGGCAAAGTCATTGGCATTGGCTTGTTGGGCCTCGCTCAGCTCACCACCACTGCCATTTTAGGTTTGGGCGCGGCCATGATCTTTTCTTCGGTCTCAGTGCCGTGGGATCTATTACCGGCCATGTTGTCGGTCTTAGGCTGGTTCATTTTGGGGTTCGGTTTCTATGCCGTAGCGTTTGCGGCCGCCGGGTCGCTCGTTAGCCGCCAAGAAGATGCGCAGAGCGCCGTTACTCCACTAACCGTCACACTCTTAGCTGGCTATTTTGTGTCGCTTGGAGTTGTCGGTCCCAATCCCAGCAGTTTGGCTGCCCGGATTGTGTCGTACATACCCTTCACGGCACCAATGGTGATGCCAGCCAGAATTGCCCAAGGAGCAGCCTCACCTGTAGATATCGTGGGTTCAGTACTCGTCACTTTGTTGGGTGCCTGGTTCTTGATCCGTATCGCGGCACGAATCTATGAACGTTCAATCCTACGGTTGGGAGCGCCTATTAGGATTTGGACCGCATTACGAGAACTCCGCAATTGA